A window of Silurus meridionalis isolate SWU-2019-XX chromosome 4, ASM1480568v1, whole genome shotgun sequence contains these coding sequences:
- the tnfaip8l2b gene encoding tumor necrosis factor, alpha-induced protein 8-like protein 2 B, whose amino-acid sequence MDFSSKDLAMKAQKKILSNMANKSVVQMFIDDTSSEILDELYRVSKEYTGNSIEAKKVIKDLVKIVVKVAVLFKHNRFSEEELRIAQNFKKKLHQGAMTAISFYEVEFTFDKAVMSEILTSCRDMMLKLVAAHLTPKSHGRINHVFNHYSDPDLLTQLYNPKDPFKTHLTKICTGLNKLIEEGKL is encoded by the exons ATGGATTTTAGCTCCAAAGACTTGGCTATGAAAGCCCAGAAGAAAATTCTCAGCAACATGGCAAACAAGTCAGTTGTGCAGATGTTCATCGATGACACAAGCAGTGAGATCCTGGACGAGCTGTACCGTGTCTCAAAGGAGTACACAGGGAACAGCATAGAGGCCAAAAAAGTGATTAAGGACCTGGTTAAAATCGTTGTGAAGGTTGCCGTGCTTTTTAAGCACAACCGTTTCAGCGAGGAGGAGCTTCGTATAGCCCAGAACTTCAAGAAGAAATTACACCAGGGAGCCATGACAGCCATCAGTTTCTATGAG GTGGAGTTCACCTTCGACAAGGCCGTGATGTCGGAAATCCTTACTTCATGCAGAGACATGATGCTCAAGCTTGTAGCCGCTCATCTCACGCCGAAATCCCACGGACGCATCAACCATGTCTTCAACCATTACTCCGACCCTGATCTTCTCACTCAGCTTTACAATCCGAAAGATCCCTTCAAGACCCACCTCACTAAAATCTGCACTGGACTCAACAAACTGATCGAAGAGGGCAAGTTATGA
- the LOC124383790 gene encoding soluble guanylate cyclase 88E-like produces the protein MVLLLCCRETRGQRRSGGRGQEVLNPLKMYGLYLEAVNDYINESYGEDVWRLIEARAEIPHLNDNLILRLAKAAGEVLGKTHDELMYAFGVYMVKRIGNYGYERILKVLGRNVRDFINELDNLHEYFRFSFPKVQPPSFCVEEECETSLTLHYRSTRKGFTQFVKGQLSQVGRQFYNTDIEVEILSKEETEKMTYVVYKMNFDNAAFKHRMPQQKTAPGYEKLPMKRGIFFDMFPFSVIFRRDMTMYRIGDGLKEVFSDLQGKKVNEEFTLVRPMLEFSWDNIYTHLNNVFELLSKAVVESKQKVNIPKLSKEEPEEKEESEKSKKEERDVKAMDEMKGADQEYSSTLTQYNSSASSGGEDIELLAFQTVTGKCSETIFEDMREPPKKPLHLKGQMKYVPQWDSLIFLGTPIIETVEDMIKMGVYVNDLNLHDSSRELILAGTQQSAELQLALDQEQQKYAQLQEIIKKLDEEKKRGDSLLYAMIPKAVADRLRKGITALETCQVFPDVTILFSDVVKFNEICIHITPMQVVDMLNEIYIVFDTLSEKHNVYKVETIRDAYMVVAGVPNKTTFHAHHICDMALDMLSSIDHLKDPSTGDNIQIRVGIHSGMVVAGVVGLKMPRYCLFGDTGMQIHISQTTKDHLEHEPYIIEERGKIFVKGKGYMKTYWLKGKKDLSFKTPAELRYSSEQKDSEDRSSNGSTCTNTKRFNSNLNISNEEQAEVKPTPADLPSDTLPPLEGTTDSTVATNEPHDKEKVKKSKNNKGGKAENAWANSRESSPPADSQKKTGPVLNNKKHSFRNQYARLPANLPMRSAACTLL, from the exons ATGGTCCTCTTGTTGTGCTGTAGAGAAACTAGAGGACAGAGGAGAAG TGGTGGCAGAGGTCAGGAGGTTCTAAACCCTCTGAAGATGTATGGCCTGTATCTGGAAGCAGTAAATGACTACATTAATGAGTCCTACGGAGAGGATGTTTGGAGGCTTATCGAGGCCAGAGCAGAGATTCCTCACCTCAA TGACAATCTGATCCTTCGTCTGGCTAAAGCAGCAGGAGAGGTCCTGGGAAAGACACACGACGAGCTGATGTATGCCTTTGGAGTCTACATGGTCAAACGAATAGGAAATTATGGATATGAAAGGATTCTTAAG gtgttGGGTCGTAATGTACGAGACTTCATCAATGAGCTGGATAACTTGCACGAGTACTTTCGCTTTTCATTCCCCAAAGTGCAACCGCCCAGCTTCTGTGTGGAAGAAGAATGTGAGACAAGTCTGACGCTGCATTATCGCTCCACCAGAAAGGGTTTCACTCAGTTTGTCAAAG GACAACTTTCTCAAGTGGGCCGTCAATTTTACAACACGGACATCGAGGTGGAGATTTTGTCTAAAGAGGAAACAGAGAAAATGACATATGtg GTGTACAAGATGAACTTTGACAACGCTGCATTTAAGCACCGCATGCCCCAGCAGAAAACAGCACCTGGTTATGAAAAGCTTCCAATGAAAAGGGGCATCTTCTTTGACATGTTCCCCTTTAGTGTGATCTTCCGTAGAGACATGACTATGTACCGCATTGGAGATGGCCTGAAGGAAGTGTTCTCAGATCTGCAAGGCAAAAAGGTCAATGAGGAATTCACTCTGGTTCGGCCCATGTTGGAGTTTAGCTGGGACAAT ATATACACTCACCTCAACAATGTGTTTGAGCTGCTGTCAAAAGCAGTTGTAGAGAGCAAGCAGAAGGTCAACATCCCTAAACTCAGCAAAGAAGAGCCagaggagaaagaagaaagtgAAAAGTCAAAGAAGGAAGAACGAG ATGTCAAGGCAATGGATGAGATGAAAGGAGCCGATCAGGAGTACAGCAGCACTCTGACCCAGTATAACAGCTCAGCAAGCTCTGGAGGAGAAGACATTGAACTGCTTGCCTTTCAGACTGTCACTG GTAAATGCAGTGAAACTATATTTGAAGACATGCGAGAGCCACCTAAAAAGCCTCTCCATCTGAAGGGCCAGATGAAATACGTGCCTCAGTGGGATTCACTCATCTTCCTTGGCACACCCAT TATTGAGACGGTGGAGGACATGATTAAAATGGGCGTTTATGTCAATGACCTCAACCTGCATGATTCTAGCAGAGAGCTCATTCTGGCAGGAACTCAGCAATCAGCCGAGCTGCAGCTGGCTCTGGACCAG GAGCAACAGAAATATGCTCAGCTGCAAGAGATCATTAAGAAACTGGAcgaggagaagaagagaggcGACTCTCTGTTATACGCTATGATACCAAAAGCTGTAGCTGACCGACTGCGCAAAGGCATCACAGCACTAGAGACCTGTCAA GTTTTCCCGGATGTGACCATCCTGTTCAGTGATGTGGTAAAATTTAATGAAATCTGTATCCACATCACCCCCATGCAGGTGGTGGACATGCTCAATGAGATCTACATCGTTTTTGACACACTCAGTGAGAAACACAATGTCTACAAG GTGGAGACCATAAGAGATGCTTACATGGTGGTGGCTGGTGTGCCTAATAAGACCACATTTCATGCTCACCATATTTGTGACATGGCTCTAGATATGCTGAGCTCAATCGATCACCTCAAAGACCCCTCAACCGGGGATAACATTCAGATTCGTGTTG GAATCCACTCTGGAATGGTGGTGGCAGGGGTAGTGGGACTAAAGATGCCACGCTACTGTCTGTTTGGTGACACG GGCATGCAAATCCACATTAGCCAGACCACCAAGGACCATCTGGAACATGAGCCATATATCATTGAAGAAAGGGGCAAAATATTCGTAAAG GGGAAGGGCTACATGAAGACATACTGGCTAAAAGGGAAGAAGGACCTGTCTTTTAAAACCCCAGCTGAGCTCCGGTACAGCAGTGAGCAGAAAGACTCTGAGGATCGAAGTTCTAATGG TTCGACTTGCACCAATACCAAGCGCTTTAACTCCAACCTAAACATCTCCAACGAAGAGCAGGCAGAGGTGAAGCCCACCCCTGCAGACCTACCCTCTGACACACTcccaccactagagggcaccaCAGACTCCACTGTGGCCACTAATGAACCTCATGACAAAGAGAAGGTTAAAAAGTCAAAGAACAACAAAGGAGGCAAGGCAGAAAATGCCTGGGCTAATTCACGAGAGAGTTCTCCACCTGCTGATAGCCAGAAGAAGACAGGCCCAGTGCTCAATAACAAAAAGCATAGCTTCAGGAACCAGTACGCACGGCTTCCGGCCAACCTGCCCATGCGCAGTGCAGCCTGCACCCTTCTGTGA